The following is a genomic window from Nitrososphaerota archaeon.
GCGACAGGAGTGTCCAAAGAAAGCCGCGAGGTAACCACCGTCGAAGGACTTGCCACAGGGGGAGGCCTCAGCCCGCTCCAGGATGCCTTTGTAGCGACAGGCGCAATCCAGTGCGGTTACTGCACCCCCGGCATGCTGATGTCGGCTACCGCGCTCCTCAGAGAGAACCCGGCCCCGAGCGACGGGGAAATCAGGCTTGCCCTGTCGGGGAACTTCTGCAGGTGCTCCGGGTACACGAAGATAATCGAAGCGGTGAAGCTCGCGTCCGAGAAGATGGAAGGCCATGACGCCATCAGACGCGCGGTACGACTCGAAGGGTCGACGGGATCGCCATGACGCTGGAAGACGCACGCCTGTCCGTGGTGGGAAAGCCGCTCCCCCGGGTGGGGGCAGCTTCGAAGGCTACGGGCCAGGCGAAGTACACCGACGACCTCACCCTGCCGGGGACGCTCCACGCCAAGCTCCTGCGGAGCATCTACCCGCATGCCTTGGTGAAATCCGTCGATGTCTCGCGGGCTGAATCGATCGAAGGAGTCAAGGCCGTGATAACGGGGAAGGACCTCCCCACCAAGTACGGCATAATGCCGACCAGCGAAGACGAGACAGCCCTGGCCGTGGACAAGGTGCGGTACGTGGGCGAGCCCGTCGCAGCCGTCGCCGCCACCGACCCGGAGGTGGCCGATGAAGCGCTGAAGGCCATACAGGTGGAGTACGAGCCCCTCCCATCCATCTTCTCCGTCGAAAAGGCCCTCTCCACAAGCGAGCCGAGGATACACGACTACGGCCACGCCCCCAACATACAGAGGATGGCGAGCCTCGAGTTCGGGAACGTCCAGGGCGGGTTCTCCAAGGCCGAATACGTCCGCGAGGACACCTTCTTCTACGCGGGGAGCAACCATCTCTCTATAGAGGAGCACTCCGCCCTCGCCTCCTACGGTCCGGACGGCAGGCTGACCCTGTGGTCCTCGACCCAGGTGCCCCACTACCTTCACAAGACCCTCGCCAACGTCCTGGGCCTCCCTCCGCAACGCGTCCGGGTGTCAGTCCCCGAGGTCGGAGGCGGATTCGGGGCGAAGACGGACATCTTCTCCCACGAGATAGCAGCTTCGAAGCTCTCGATGGTCACCCGGCTCCCTGTGAAGATTACCTGCACGAGGGAAGAGGTGTTCTACCTCCACAGAGGAAGGCACCCCACCGTCATCTGGCTGAAGTCGGGCTTCACCCGGGATGGCCGCCTGACGGCGGTTCACATCAGGACCGCTCTGGACGGCGGAGCCTACGGTAGCTACGGCTCGGCTACCACCTACTACACAGGCGCCCTCCTCCCGGCGACATATCGCATCCCGAGTTACAAGTTCGAAGGGCTCCGCGCGTTCACGAACAAGCCGCCCTGCGGCCCCAAGCGCGGGCACGGGACGCCACAGCCCAGGTTCGCGATGGAGTGCCAGATGGACAAGGCGGCCGAAGCCCTCGGCCTCGACCCCACATCAATCCGGCTCCGGAACGCAGTCAAGCCCTTCTCGAAGACGGTCAACCATCTGAGAATCACGAGCTGCGGTCTCGAAGACTGCATCCGCAAGGTCGCCGAGGCGTCAGGCTTCGAAGGGAAGCGCGGCAAGCTCGGGAAGGGGAGAGGGGTCGGATTCGCGGTCGGGAGCTATCTCAGCGGAGCGGGGCTCCCGATATACTGGAACGACATGCCTCATTCCGGGGCCGAGGTCAAGGTGGACAGAGGAGGCGAGGTCACGGTCTACTGCATGGCCACAGACATCGGGCAGGGTTCAACGTCGGTCATCACCTCGATAGCCGCAGAGGTCCTCGGCATAGACCAGTCGGACGTCCAGGCGGTCACGGCAGACACGGACCTCACGCCGGTGGACCTCGGGAGCTACTCGAGCAGGGTCACTTTCATGGCTGGGAATGCCGTCCTCGAAGCAAGCAAGAAGATACGCAGCCTGGTCTTCAAGGCGGCCTCCGAGCGCCTCGGCGTGCCCGAGGAGGACCTCGAGGCGAAGGGGAGGCGCGTCTATTCGGTGAAGGACGGTACCAAGTCCGTGGGCTGGCCGGAAGCGGTCCGCCTCGCGGAGTCGAAGTTCGGGACGCTCGCTGCCGGGGGGAGCTACAAACCCCCGAAGCTTGCCGGGCCTTACAAGGGGTCGGGGGTGGGCCCGTCGCCTGCGTTCAGCTACTCTGCATGCGTGGCACAGGTCGCCTGCGATCCTACCACCGGCCTTGTCCAGGTGGAGGAGATATGGCTGGCGCACGATGTCGGGAGGGCGATCAACCCCAAACTCGTGGAGGGGCAGATCGAGGGGGGCGTCCTCATGGGGCTGAGCGAGGCGCTGATGGAGGAACAGGTGGTCCGCGAGGGCCTTGTGACGTCGTCGTCCTTCCTCGGGTACAAGGTCCCCACCGCCCTGGACGTTCCAGAGATCCACTCGATCATCGTGGAGACGATCGACCCTGAAGGGCCCTTCGGAGCCAAGGAGGCTGGGCAGGGGCCACTCCTCCCCGTCGCGCCTGCCATAGCCAATGCGGTCTACGATGCCCTCGGAGTCCGGGTCGACGAGGTCCCCATCACCCCTGACAAGGTGCTGAAGGCGATGGAGTCCAAGGCCAAGAAAGAACCCCAGAGGAAGCCAAGGACCTTCCCTACCGTCCAATTCCCCGAGCCAACGAATGTGGCTCCACCCGATGGCTTCGACAGACCCGTGACGAACCCGCCGGCGGGACGGAGCGGAGGGTGACCATGCTCCGTCTCCCGAAGTTCGAATACCTCTCTCCGGCCACCGTCGAAGAGGCGGTCAGGATCCTTGCGGAGGCCGGCCCGGACGCAGCGCTCGTCGCAGGAGGGACTGACCTCTTCCCGAGGATGATGAGGCGCCAGCGGGAGCCACGTCTGATCGTGAGCGCGGCCGAGATCACCTCTCTAAGGGGGATTAGAGGAGACGCGAAGGACGGCCTCACAGTCGGTCCGAACACGACCCTGGCGCAGTTGAGCGCCGAGCATGCCATAAGGAAGCACTACCCTGCCCTCTCAGAGGCGGCGGCTTGCGTGGCCAGTCCCCAGATTCGGAGTGCCGGGACGGTCGGGGGCAACCTCCTCCAGGAGACGCGCTGCACGTTCAATGACGAATCATACTGGTGGCGGCAGAGCTCCGGTCCCTGCCTGAAGTCGGGGGGGAGCGTCTGTCACGTGGCGGCCAAGAGCGCGCGGTGCTGGGCCGTGTCTTCTTCCGACCTCGCCCCTGTGGCGGTGGCGATGGGAGCCGTGCTGTCGTTCGCCGGTCCGAAGGGGACCAGGGTCGTCCCGGCGGGGGAGTTCTACTCCGACGACGGCATCAACCCGGTCAAAAAATCATCGGACGAAATCCTGATAGGGATATCCTTCCCATCGGCAGAAGGGCTCCTATCGACCTACCTGAAGCTAAGAAGGCGCGGCGCCGTCGACTTCCCCCTCATGGGGGTGGCGGCCGTGGTCAGGGTCGACGGCCGGGGAACCTGTCTGGAATCTCGGGTGGTCGTCGGCGGCATTGCGTCTTGGCCCCTCGCTGTTCCAGGAGTGGACGCCATCCTTCGCGGCAGAGAGCTTTCCCCCGTACTGATAGACGAGGTGGCATCAGCCGCCTATGAAGCCGCGAGGCCCATGGACAACGCCGACCTGACCCTGCTGTACAGGAAAACGATGGTCAGGGAGTACGTCGGGCGCGCCCTAAGGGGGTTCGCTCATGGGTCGAGGGGGTTTCGCCCCGCGCCTCCTTAGGGCCCTCCACACTCGTCAGATACTGAGCCTCTGGCCGTTGCAGTAGATGTTGAACCTGTCTCCGCGCACAAAGCCTGCGAGCGTTACACCATATTCTTCAGCCAGCTGCCTGGAGAGACTGCTGGGCGCCCCAATGGCTGCTACAACCGGGATGCCCGCCATGACGGCCTTCTGAACGAGCTCGAAGCTCGCGCGTCCGCTCACGAGCAGCAGGGTGTCCGACGCAGGGAGCTTCCTCTGCAGGAGCAGCGCCCCGACCACTTTGTCCAGGGCGTTGTGCCGCCCCACGTCCTCTCTGAGGAGGAGCAGCCTTCCCTCGGGATCGAAGAGGGCGGAGGCATGGATCCCCCCTGTCTTTGCGAAGAGGCTCTGAGCCTCCTTCATCTTCTCCGGGAGCTTCCCGAGCACCCCGCCGTCGATCTGGAAGGTCCCCACAGGCCTGACCGCACACTCCGACCTCACCAGCTCGATTGACGCCTTTCCGCATATGCCGCAGCTCGAAGTGGTGTACACCTTCCTGCTGAGTCGATCGGCGTCGAAGGTGAGCCCTGGAGAGAGGGTGACGTTCACGATATTGTAATTCTGTGGCTCGAGCGGGTCGGTGCAGTAGGCGATCGATTCGATGTCGTCGCCACGCTTTACCGCTCCCTCGCTGAACAGGAAGCCTGCCGCAAGCTCGAAGTCGTTCCCTGGCGTCCGCATGGTCACGGCCACGCTGTGCTTGGTGCCAGAGCCTCTCCCGTCCGGAGTGACGACCCTTATCTCCAGAGGCTCCTCGGTGGCGAGCAGGTCATCCTTGTCCATGGCGGAGCCACCTTCCACCGCCTTTACCGATACGGGGACCACGCTCCCGGGGCGCTCCGTCTTAGGCATCAACCTGCAAATCACCGGCCACGCGAAGCCCCTTCGTACAGAGCACCGAAGTCCTCAGGCGGGGCTCCTCCCCCACGCCTTCTTCACCAGCCTGTCCAGCTCCCCCCGCCCC
Proteins encoded in this region:
- the fdhD gene encoding formate dehydrogenase accessory sulfurtransferase FdhD; its protein translation is MPKTERPGSVVPVSVKAVEGGSAMDKDDLLATEEPLEIRVVTPDGRGSGTKHSVAVTMRTPGNDFELAAGFLFSEGAVKRGDDIESIAYCTDPLEPQNYNIVNVTLSPGLTFDADRLSRKVYTTSSCGICGKASIELVRSECAVRPVGTFQIDGGVLGKLPEKMKEAQSLFAKTGGIHASALFDPEGRLLLLREDVGRHNALDKVVGALLLQRKLPASDTLLLVSGRASFELVQKAVMAGIPVVAAIGAPSSLSRQLAEEYGVTLAGFVRGDRFNIYCNGQRLSI
- a CDS encoding molybdopterin-dependent oxidoreductase, with translation MTLEDARLSVVGKPLPRVGAASKATGQAKYTDDLTLPGTLHAKLLRSIYPHALVKSVDVSRAESIEGVKAVITGKDLPTKYGIMPTSEDETALAVDKVRYVGEPVAAVAATDPEVADEALKAIQVEYEPLPSIFSVEKALSTSEPRIHDYGHAPNIQRMASLEFGNVQGGFSKAEYVREDTFFYAGSNHLSIEEHSALASYGPDGRLTLWSSTQVPHYLHKTLANVLGLPPQRVRVSVPEVGGGFGAKTDIFSHEIAASKLSMVTRLPVKITCTREEVFYLHRGRHPTVIWLKSGFTRDGRLTAVHIRTALDGGAYGSYGSATTYYTGALLPATYRIPSYKFEGLRAFTNKPPCGPKRGHGTPQPRFAMECQMDKAAEALGLDPTSIRLRNAVKPFSKTVNHLRITSCGLEDCIRKVAEASGFEGKRGKLGKGRGVGFAVGSYLSGAGLPIYWNDMPHSGAEVKVDRGGEVTVYCMATDIGQGSTSVITSIAAEVLGIDQSDVQAVTADTDLTPVDLGSYSSRVTFMAGNAVLEASKKIRSLVFKAASERLGVPEEDLEAKGRRVYSVKDGTKSVGWPEAVRLAESKFGTLAAGGSYKPPKLAGPYKGSGVGPSPAFSYSACVAQVACDPTTGLVQVEEIWLAHDVGRAINPKLVEGQIEGGVLMGLSEALMEEQVVREGLVTSSSFLGYKVPTALDVPEIHSIIVETIDPEGPFGAKEAGQGPLLPVAPAIANAVYDALGVRVDEVPITPDKVLKAMESKAKKEPQRKPRTFPTVQFPEPTNVAPPDGFDRPVTNPPAGRSGG
- a CDS encoding (2Fe-2S)-binding protein — translated: MKVNGERREVLISPHSTLLEVLREDLGLTGTKHGCELGECGACTVLVDGAPTLSCITLATGVSKESREVTTVEGLATGGGLSPLQDAFVATGAIQCGYCTPGMLMSATALLRENPAPSDGEIRLALSGNFCRCSGYTKIIEAVKLASEKMEGHDAIRRAVRLEGSTGSP
- a CDS encoding FAD binding domain-containing protein; this encodes MLRLPKFEYLSPATVEEAVRILAEAGPDAALVAGGTDLFPRMMRRQREPRLIVSAAEITSLRGIRGDAKDGLTVGPNTTLAQLSAEHAIRKHYPALSEAAACVASPQIRSAGTVGGNLLQETRCTFNDESYWWRQSSGPCLKSGGSVCHVAAKSARCWAVSSSDLAPVAVAMGAVLSFAGPKGTRVVPAGEFYSDDGINPVKKSSDEILIGISFPSAEGLLSTYLKLRRRGAVDFPLMGVAAVVRVDGRGTCLESRVVVGGIASWPLAVPGVDAILRGRELSPVLIDEVASAAYEAARPMDNADLTLLYRKTMVREYVGRALRGFAHGSRGFRPAPP